GTCGGTCGCAGGCTCCGCAAGTACAGCCATTTCTGCGGCGACTCGATTACACTCCCGGACTTTTTCTCGAACCGTTTCCGCGACAATAAGGGCATCATCCGCGTGATTGCCTCGATTTTCATTCTCGCGTTCTTCTTGTTCTACACGGTCTCTGGCTTTGTCGCTTGTGCAAAGCTTTTCAGCACGATTTTCGGCATGAGCTACACGACGGGCCTTATCCTCGGTGCTGTCGTGGTGGTGAGCTACACGTTCATGGGCGGCTTCTTTGCGGTGTGCTGGACTGACTTTATCCAGGCTTCGATGATGCTTATCGCAGTCCTCGTGATTCCTGTGATGATCATGAGCGGCTCGGGCGGTTTTGCCTCGACGATGGATGCTGTGAACGCCCAGAATCCGTACTTGATGAGCCTTTTCACGAACGCAACGACGGGCAAGTCCATTGGCCTTATTGCGCTGATTTCTAGCCTCTCGTGGGGCCTTGGCTACTTTGGCATGCCGCACATCCTCGTGCGCTTTATGTCCATCAAGAACGCCGAAGAAATCAAGGATTCTCGCCGCATCGCCATGACTTGGGTGATTATCTGCCTTGCTGCAGTCGTGATGATTGCTCTCCTCGGTCGCTATTACGTGACGGCTCATGGCATCACCGTTGATGACCCGGAACGTATTTTCATGGTTCTTTGCCAGGCTCTTTGCCATCCGGCGATTGCCGCCATCCTCATGGCCGCCATTCTCGCAGCCATTATGAGTACCTCCGACTCCCAGCTTCTCGTGTCTGCATCCGCATTCAGTAACGACCTTTACAAGCACCTGTTCCGCAAGAACGC
The genomic region above belongs to Fibrobacter sp. UWB4 and contains:
- the putP gene encoding sodium/proline symporter PutP, whose protein sequence is MTLVVFILYLLMMLGIGAYFSRKANSLNAYYLGNRGMNKWVVAMSAQASDMSGWMLMGLPGAVFVSGFSEAWIGIGLVIGTYFNWKIVGRRLRKYSHFCGDSITLPDFFSNRFRDNKGIIRVIASIFILAFFLFYTVSGFVACAKLFSTIFGMSYTTGLILGAVVVVSYTFMGGFFAVCWTDFIQASMMLIAVLVIPVMIMSGSGGFASTMDAVNAQNPYLMSLFTNATTGKSIGLIALISSLSWGLGYFGMPHILVRFMSIKNAEEIKDSRRIAMTWVIICLAAVVMIALLGRYYVTAHGITVDDPERIFMVLCQALCHPAIAAILMAAILAAIMSTSDSQLLVSASAFSNDLYKHLFRKNASNKEVMWVSRGVVVVITLIAVLVAMQGAPSADGVKHGKSFLDVVMSLVSFAWGGFGATFGPIMLLALFWKRTTLAGAISGMLVGGLTTFIWKFYLSGFSAEIFQIYELVPGFILSFVTIVVVSLLTKEPSAEIQLEFDRVESTRLSDIKL